From Trichoplusia ni isolate ovarian cell line Hi5 chromosome 11, tn1, whole genome shotgun sequence, the proteins below share one genomic window:
- the LOC113498869 gene encoding uncharacterized protein LOC113498869 isoform X2 encodes MEAIFEKMKKDGKNNVDGLIKWMKSAKLIDSTKEQEEKARNLFKDAADKSNIELDKFKSVVQKLAEDQKKNFDDLAKQLAAEGPKLMKAAMAGVSAFKDAMTGK; translated from the exons atgGAAGCCATTTTTGAGAAGATGAAGAAAGATGGAAAGAATAATGTCGACGGTCTTATAAAATGGATGAAATCAG CTAAACTCATAGACAGCACAAAAGAACAAGAGGAAAAGGCGCGAAACCTGTTCAAAGACGCCGCTGACAAGTCCAACATCGAGCTTGACAAGTTCAAGTCTGTCGTACAGAAGTTGGCAGAAGATCAGAAGAAAAATTTCGATGATTTGGCGAAGCAGCTGGCGGCTGAGGGCCCGAAGCTCATGAAGGCGGCCATGGCTGGAGTCAGTGCTTTCAAGGACGCCATGACAGGGaagtaa
- the LOC113498869 gene encoding uncharacterized protein LOC113498869 isoform X4 — protein sequence MDDIFKNMQKQGKNDVDSLVQWIKDSKIVDGSKELEEKARSLFRGAEDENDISLEKFKEVIEKFAVEQKRNFEEVAQQLEKEGPTVVKAVIAGVSAFKDVMKGK from the exons atgGACGACATATTTAAGAATATGCAGAAACAAGGAAAGAACGATGTGGACAGCCTCGTGCAATGGATTAAAGatt CGAAAATCGTCGACGGGTCAAAAGAACTCGAAGAAAAAGCAAGAAGTCTATTCAGAGGCGCAGAGGATGAGAATGATATATCTCTAGAGAAGTTCAAAGAAGTAATCGAGAAGTTCGCAGTAGAACAGAAGAGAAACTTCGAAGAAGTAGCTCAGCAGTTGGAGAAGGAGGGACCGACTGTTGTGAAAGCGGTTATAGCTGGGGTCAGTGCCTTCAAAGATGTTATGAAAGGGAAATAG
- the LOC113498869 gene encoding uncharacterized protein LOC113498869 isoform X3 translates to MDDIFKNMQKQGKNDVDSLVQWIKDSKLIDSTKEQEEKARNLFKDAADKSNIELDKFKSVVQKLAEDQKKNFDDLAKQLAAEGPKLMKAAMAGVSAFKDAMTGK, encoded by the exons atgGACGACATATTTAAGAATATGCAGAAACAAGGAAAGAACGATGTGGACAGCCTCGTGCAATGGATTAAAGatt CTAAACTCATAGACAGCACAAAAGAACAAGAGGAAAAGGCGCGAAACCTGTTCAAAGACGCCGCTGACAAGTCCAACATCGAGCTTGACAAGTTCAAGTCTGTCGTACAGAAGTTGGCAGAAGATCAGAAGAAAAATTTCGATGATTTGGCGAAGCAGCTGGCGGCTGAGGGCCCGAAGCTCATGAAGGCGGCCATGGCTGGAGTCAGTGCTTTCAAGGACGCCATGACAGGGaagtaa
- the LOC113498869 gene encoding uncharacterized protein LOC113498869 isoform X1: protein MSNLGTASQKIQEELPKLGHAVMKGVESFLDAFKAKIVDGSKELEEKARSLFRGAEDENDISLEKFKEVIEKFAVEQKRNFEEVAQQLEKEGPTVVKAVIAGVSAFKDVMKGK, encoded by the exons ATGTCTAATCTAGGCACAGCTTCTCAAAAAATCCAGGAAGAGCTACCTAAACTAGGGCACGCTGTTATGAAGGGCGTTGAATCATTTCTAGATGCTTTCAAAG CGAAAATCGTCGACGGGTCAAAAGAACTCGAAGAAAAAGCAAGAAGTCTATTCAGAGGCGCAGAGGATGAGAATGATATATCTCTAGAGAAGTTCAAAGAAGTAATCGAGAAGTTCGCAGTAGAACAGAAGAGAAACTTCGAAGAAGTAGCTCAGCAGTTGGAGAAGGAGGGACCGACTGTTGTGAAAGCGGTTATAGCTGGGGTCAGTGCCTTCAAAGATGTTATGAAAGGGAAATAG
- the LOC113498871 gene encoding uncharacterized protein LOC113498871 translates to MPSQARCDRVPPPHAKWDSLDLRVLQEDDLPLDPRSWGRAEVGSWVSRRGGLAERFPMNGKALCLMSPDMFAARVPRHGHALHQDFRRRLAKALALQELIEKLSHSHK, encoded by the exons ATGCCGAGCCAAGCCCGTTGTGACCGCGTGCCCCCCCCTCACGCCAAGTGGGACTCACTGGATCTGAGGGTTCTGCAAGAGGATGACTTGCCTTTAG ACCCTAGATCGTGGGGTCGCGCAGAGGTGGGGTCGTGGGTGTCCCGGCGCGGGGGGCTCGCGGAGAGGTTCCCCATGAACGGGAAGGCGCTGTGCCTCATGTCCCCGGACATGTTCGCCGCCAGGGTGCCGCGACACGGACATGCCTTGCATCAG GATTTCAGAAGACGACTAGCAAAGGCTTTGGCTCTTCAGGAACTTATTGAAAAACTATCACATTCccataaataa